Proteins co-encoded in one Enterobacter sp. R4-368 genomic window:
- a CDS encoding GNAT family N-acetyltransferase, translating into MQLVSITLEQCLDIRHTVLWPHLARNASRVEGDEDAWHFGVAEDGKIVSCLSVFMLDERRCQIRKFATLQAHQQQGYGRFLLQSVLEKLVRAGADFVQLDARTSAAAFYARFGFMPQGEPFYKQEVQYIRMSRTL; encoded by the coding sequence TTGCAGCTCGTCTCTATTACGTTAGAGCAATGTCTCGATATCCGCCATACGGTACTGTGGCCGCATCTTGCCCGCAATGCTTCACGCGTAGAAGGCGATGAAGACGCCTGGCATTTTGGTGTGGCTGAAGACGGGAAAATTGTCAGTTGTTTATCGGTTTTTATGCTTGATGAACGACGGTGTCAAATCCGTAAATTCGCCACCTTACAAGCGCATCAGCAGCAAGGTTATGGCCGTTTTCTGTTGCAGAGCGTGCTGGAAAAGTTAGTCCGGGCCGGCGCTGATTTTGTGCAACTGGATGCCAGAACGTCGGCGGCGGCATTTTACGCGCGCTTTGGCTTTATGCCGCAAGGGGAGCCGTTTTATAAACAAGAAGTGCAGTACATTCGTATGTCACGCACGTTGTAA